From one Marinobacter sp. LV10MA510-1 genomic stretch:
- a CDS encoding multifunctional CCA tRNA nucleotidyl transferase/2'3'-cyclic phosphodiesterase/2'nucleotidase/phosphatase, with protein MDIYLVGGAVRDQLLGLPVKDRDWVVVGATPEALLAQGFRQVGADFPVFLHPHTHEEYALARTERKQGHGYHGFTVYSAPDVTLEEDLKRRDLTVNAMAQAESGEIIDPFGGRQDLQDRLLRHVSEAFAEDPLRILRTARFAARFAPEGFEVHPDTLQLMQAMTDAGEVGHLVPERVWQELQRALHEASPVTFFDVLHSCGALIELLPEFAAQPVRQQALNALQQLHQNLPDANTAQRVAALLLPLSSAQTSNRVALLKAPKACQELATLAGTLRGSSCMNNTDNQNDLPEQLLEALNAADAWRRPERLQEALQLLRVTLPLQNGPDLRLQQLALQQLADSAQAAAGVQAKTLLARGYRGPELGQAMDQCRLEAIRNVIQKH; from the coding sequence ATGGACATCTACCTGGTTGGCGGCGCAGTGCGCGATCAACTGCTGGGCCTGCCAGTTAAAGACCGCGACTGGGTGGTGGTGGGCGCTACGCCCGAAGCCTTGCTAGCACAAGGTTTTCGCCAGGTGGGCGCTGATTTCCCGGTGTTCCTGCACCCCCATACCCACGAGGAGTACGCGCTGGCGCGCACCGAGCGCAAGCAAGGCCATGGCTACCACGGGTTCACGGTGTACAGCGCACCCGACGTAACCCTCGAAGAAGACCTGAAACGCCGTGATCTGACTGTTAATGCCATGGCGCAGGCCGAAAGCGGCGAGATTATTGACCCTTTCGGCGGTCGGCAGGATCTTCAAGACCGTCTGTTGCGCCACGTTTCCGAAGCTTTTGCAGAAGACCCTCTGCGCATTCTGCGCACCGCACGTTTTGCCGCCCGCTTCGCGCCCGAAGGTTTCGAAGTCCATCCCGACACTCTGCAATTGATGCAGGCCATGACCGACGCCGGCGAAGTCGGCCACCTGGTGCCTGAGCGGGTATGGCAAGAGCTTCAGCGCGCCTTGCACGAGGCTTCTCCGGTGACGTTTTTTGATGTGCTGCACAGTTGTGGCGCGCTGATTGAACTACTGCCGGAATTTGCCGCGCAGCCAGTACGCCAGCAGGCCCTGAACGCCCTGCAGCAATTACATCAAAACTTACCCGACGCCAACACAGCACAACGAGTTGCCGCGTTGTTACTGCCGCTTTCAAGTGCACAGACCAGTAACCGAGTGGCTTTGCTTAAGGCTCCAAAAGCTTGCCAAGAGCTTGCCACCCTGGCCGGCACTCTCCGCGGCTCATCCTGCATGAACAACACTGACAACCAAAATGACCTGCCCGAGCAGCTGCTGGAAGCGCTTAACGCCGCGGACGCCTGGCGCCGGCCCGAGCGCCTGCAAGAAGCGCTGCAACTGTTACGCGTTACCTTGCCTCTTCAAAACGGCCCCGACCTGCGTTTACAGCAGCTCGCCCTGCAACAGCTTGCAGATTCGGCGCAGGCGGCTGCGGGCGTGCAAGCCAAAACCTTACTAGCCCGAGGTTACCGTGGGCCGGAACTGGGTCAGGCTATGGACCAGTGCAGGCTGGAGGCCATCCGCAATGTCATACAAAAGCATTAA
- a CDS encoding LPP20 family lipoprotein, translating into MLQNDDFRAYVDSYLRGMKTVSVNEHSDGVVETVVELKLEPRFRQCVACVPDTQVARYCSLPLPRENDSASDVRSGNTDSLYYLD; encoded by the coding sequence GTGCTGCAGAACGATGATTTTCGAGCCTACGTTGACAGCTATTTGCGCGGTATGAAAACCGTATCTGTGAACGAACACAGTGACGGCGTTGTGGAAACGGTCGTCGAATTGAAACTGGAGCCACGCTTTCGCCAGTGCGTTGCATGTGTGCCCGACACCCAGGTTGCCCGTTATTGCTCGTTACCCTTACCCCGCGAAAATGACAGTGCCAGCGATGTTCGCAGCGGCAACACCGATTCTCTTTACTACCTGGATTAA